One genomic region from Nocardia vinacea encodes:
- a CDS encoding FAD-dependent monooxygenase, translating to MNETFDVMVAGAGPVGLMLACELRLGGAEVLVVERLAEPDMTIKAGAINVPTAQAFYRRGMLPDLLEQQNATVQRIRAAGMFPNAANQRLPIAGHFAGIMLRADEIDFEDPVFAELGPGAEAVLVAQQAIEAILARRADELGIEIRRGVELTEFDDDGSGVTVRLADGTVRANWLVGCDGGRSTVRKLAGFDFPGLDPEITGHQAVVEMTGAEGLRPGWNTTQTGIYTSGPIPGRIITVELDGPPADRTTPVTAAELQASVRAVSGVPVEISAVHSATRFTDNTRQVTDYRKGRVLLAGDAAHVHSPFGGQGLNLGIGDAVNLGWKLAAVVRGDMSETLLETYTAERHPVGAWVLEWTRAQVALMRIDQRSKALREVMTDLLATRDGSTAIFKKISGVLHRYDLGGGHDVVGAVTPDIELSDGSRLGAHFTDGRAILLDLADSAELRTIAAPWSDRVRVVTAKPVAPRDLSAMLIRPDGYVAWAADSGERDGLAEALRRWFGDKS from the coding sequence ATGAACGAGACATTCGATGTGATGGTCGCCGGTGCCGGACCCGTCGGACTGATGCTGGCCTGCGAACTCCGCCTCGGCGGTGCCGAGGTGCTGGTGGTCGAGCGACTGGCCGAACCCGATATGACCATCAAGGCCGGCGCGATCAATGTGCCGACCGCACAGGCGTTCTACCGCCGCGGCATGCTGCCCGACCTGCTCGAGCAGCAGAATGCGACGGTACAGCGCATCCGCGCGGCGGGCATGTTCCCGAATGCCGCGAACCAGCGTCTGCCGATCGCTGGTCATTTCGCGGGCATCATGCTCCGTGCGGACGAAATCGATTTCGAAGACCCGGTTTTCGCCGAACTCGGCCCGGGTGCCGAGGCGGTGCTGGTGGCCCAGCAGGCCATCGAGGCGATCCTGGCTCGGCGTGCCGACGAACTCGGGATCGAGATCCGGCGCGGTGTGGAGTTGACCGAATTCGACGATGACGGATCCGGTGTCACTGTCCGCCTCGCCGACGGCACCGTCCGCGCGAACTGGCTCGTCGGCTGCGACGGTGGCCGTAGCACGGTCCGTAAGCTGGCCGGATTCGATTTCCCGGGTCTGGACCCGGAGATCACCGGCCATCAAGCGGTCGTCGAAATGACCGGCGCCGAGGGCTTGCGTCCAGGCTGGAACACCACCCAAACCGGGATCTACACCAGTGGTCCGATACCGGGCAGGATCATTACCGTGGAACTCGACGGTCCGCCCGCCGACCGGACAACGCCGGTCACCGCGGCCGAATTGCAGGCCAGCGTGCGCGCGGTGTCCGGTGTGCCGGTCGAGATCAGCGCGGTTCATTCGGCAACGCGGTTCACCGACAACACCCGCCAGGTCACCGACTATCGCAAGGGTCGGGTGCTGTTGGCCGGCGACGCCGCCCATGTGCATTCGCCGTTCGGCGGGCAGGGCCTCAATCTCGGCATCGGCGATGCGGTCAACCTCGGCTGGAAATTAGCGGCCGTGGTGCGCGGCGACATGAGCGAAACTCTCCTCGAAACCTACACCGCCGAACGTCATCCGGTCGGCGCATGGGTGTTGGAGTGGACCCGCGCGCAGGTCGCGCTGATGAGAATTGACCAGCGCAGCAAGGCATTACGCGAGGTGATGACCGATCTGCTCGCTACCCGCGACGGCAGCACCGCCATCTTCAAGAAGATCTCTGGTGTGCTGCACCGCTACGACCTCGGCGGCGGCCACGACGTGGTCGGCGCGGTCACGCCGGATATCGAACTGTCCGACGGCAGTCGGCTCGGTGCGCACTTCACCGATGGTCGGGCAATCCTGTTGGATCTGGCCGATTCCGCTGAGCTGAGGACGATCGCCGCACCGTGGTCGGATCGGGTGCGCGTGGTGACCGCGAAACCCGTTGCACCACGAGATCTTTCCGCGATGCTGATCCGACCGGACGGCTACGTGGCCTGGGCCGCGGATTCCGGCGAGCGCGATGGACTTGCCGAAGCGCTGCGACGCTGGTTCGGCGACAAATCCTGA
- a CDS encoding DUF418 domain-containing protein: protein MTDQLVASRSRVHDVDALRGFALLGIFIVNITFMASGYPGNLVIDPDYTSTLDDAVRGLSEVFVDMKFYLLFSFLFGYSFTLQMESAAAARAAFEPRMLRRIGGLFVLGVLHIVFLYAGDVLTTYAVACLVLFWMRRVSDRTALRVAAILYGLVVASLLLGTVFMDLSAMLPSTAEAQANAEHATQAMLGGWGDIIGEHLDGLGLLVLQSLTLQGPTALAMFLLGLVAGRRKLLAHVHGDEPILRRIQLIGFPIGLAGSILFTIGGGTGHTLTVAISVATAPFLTAAYVATLLRAMHSPRTSFIRMALAPAGRIALTNYLAQSAIGLLIFTGIGLAAAGTFSPLATMSTAVLVFTLQLALSALWLHWFRYGPAEWTLRWITNAHRPTWRKIPSEPVMDQP, encoded by the coding sequence ATGACCGATCAACTGGTCGCCTCCAGATCCCGAGTGCACGACGTCGATGCCCTGCGCGGCTTCGCCTTGTTGGGCATCTTCATCGTCAATATCACCTTCATGGCCTCGGGTTATCCCGGCAATCTGGTGATCGACCCCGACTACACCTCCACCCTCGACGATGCCGTGCGCGGACTGTCCGAGGTGTTCGTCGATATGAAGTTCTATCTGCTGTTCTCATTCCTGTTCGGCTACAGCTTCACCCTGCAGATGGAATCGGCGGCTGCCGCGCGAGCCGCCTTCGAACCGCGGATGCTGCGTCGCATCGGAGGCCTGTTCGTCCTCGGTGTGCTGCACATCGTGTTCCTGTACGCGGGCGACGTACTCACTACCTATGCGGTGGCGTGCTTGGTGTTGTTCTGGATGCGGCGGGTCAGCGACCGAACCGCATTGCGCGTCGCGGCGATTCTGTACGGCTTGGTCGTGGCGAGCCTGCTGCTCGGCACTGTATTCATGGATCTGTCGGCAATGCTGCCCTCGACCGCCGAGGCACAAGCCAATGCCGAGCATGCAACCCAGGCCATGCTCGGCGGCTGGGGCGACATTATCGGCGAACACCTCGACGGCCTCGGACTCCTTGTCCTGCAATCTCTTACGCTGCAGGGACCGACCGCACTGGCCATGTTCCTACTCGGCTTGGTCGCGGGCCGTCGCAAACTGCTCGCCCACGTACACGGCGACGAACCCATCCTGCGTCGAATCCAACTCATCGGCTTCCCCATCGGCCTGGCAGGCAGCATCCTGTTCACCATCGGCGGCGGCACCGGCCATACCCTCACGGTAGCGATCAGCGTCGCCACCGCCCCATTCCTCACCGCCGCCTATGTCGCAACTCTGCTCCGAGCAATGCACAGCCCCCGCACCTCCTTCATCCGCATGGCGCTGGCCCCCGCCGGCCGCATAGCCCTCACCAACTACCTCGCCCAATCAGCAATCGGCCTACTGATCTTCACCGGCATAGGCCTGGCCGCCGCCGGCACGTTCTCCCCGCTCGCCACGATGTCCACAGCCGTGCTCGTCTTCACCCTCCAACTAGCTCTGAGCGCACTCTGGCTCCACTGGTTCCGCTACGGCCCCGCCGAATGGACCCTCCGCTGGATCACCAACGCCCACCGCCCCACCTGGCGCAAAATCCCGTCTGAACCGGTGATGGATCAACCATGA
- a CDS encoding LysR substrate-binding domain-containing protein, translating into MLDVRRLRLLRELAHRRTIAAVAEAMNYTPSAVSQQLTALEREAGVPLLERTGRGVTLTPAALTLVEHAETILAALEQATADLAASRAALTGTLRIGAFPTAVATILSPALVALSRDHPRLELLVTELDPATVPDALRTDALDVALVQEYDYVPAEPDPALDTEPLLEETIYLATPTITSLEDHHDASWIAGTPGTLCHTMTIRACQAAGFTPRVRHHVDDFSTVLALVAAGQGVALVPELGALTPPPNVVLTALSTRRKTHLAYRRGTGRHPAVVAARAALRASATTKLGR; encoded by the coding sequence ATGCTTGATGTTCGAAGGCTGCGCCTGCTGCGTGAATTGGCCCATCGCAGGACGATCGCGGCGGTCGCGGAGGCGATGAACTATACGCCGTCGGCGGTCTCTCAGCAGTTGACTGCACTGGAGCGGGAAGCAGGCGTACCGCTACTCGAACGGACCGGGCGAGGCGTCACTCTCACACCCGCCGCACTCACCCTGGTCGAACACGCCGAGACAATCCTGGCGGCACTCGAACAAGCCACCGCCGACCTCGCGGCCTCCCGCGCCGCACTTACGGGAACGCTGCGCATCGGCGCTTTCCCTACGGCAGTCGCCACGATCCTCTCCCCGGCCCTGGTCGCACTGAGCCGCGACCATCCGCGACTGGAATTGCTGGTCACAGAACTGGATCCGGCCACCGTCCCGGACGCACTGCGCACGGATGCGCTGGACGTCGCGCTGGTCCAGGAATACGACTACGTGCCCGCCGAACCCGATCCCGCCCTGGACACCGAGCCGCTCCTCGAGGAGACCATCTACCTGGCCACCCCGACCATTACATCCCTGGAAGACCACCACGACGCCTCCTGGATCGCGGGCACCCCCGGCACGCTCTGTCACACCATGACGATCCGGGCCTGCCAGGCAGCCGGATTCACCCCGCGGGTTCGCCATCACGTGGACGATTTCAGTACAGTCCTGGCCCTGGTCGCGGCCGGCCAGGGGGTCGCCCTCGTCCCCGAACTCGGCGCACTCACCCCACCCCCGAACGTGGTGCTCACAGCCCTGTCCACCCGACGCAAAACCCACCTGGCCTACCGGCGCGGCACCGGCCGACACCCAGCCGTAGTCGCGGCCCGCGCCGCCCTACGCGCCTCCGCTACCACCAAACTCGGCAGGTAA
- a CDS encoding nitroreductase family deazaflavin-dependent oxidoreductase has translation MNDFNAQVINEFRANAGKVGGMFDGASMVLITTTGAKSGRQVTSPLVYLPDGERIVLIASNGGADKHPAWYHNLRANPEFTVELGTESYPAKAEEVTGAERDQLYARMVEIMPGFGEYQAKTSRVIPVVAVYRQVA, from the coding sequence GTGAACGACTTCAATGCGCAGGTGATCAATGAGTTCCGCGCGAATGCGGGCAAGGTCGGCGGGATGTTCGACGGTGCGTCGATGGTGCTGATCACGACGACGGGCGCCAAATCCGGCCGCCAGGTCACCAGCCCGCTGGTTTACCTCCCGGACGGCGAGCGGATCGTGCTCATCGCCTCGAACGGCGGTGCTGATAAGCATCCAGCCTGGTACCACAACCTGCGCGCGAATCCGGAATTCACCGTGGAGCTCGGCACCGAGAGCTATCCGGCGAAGGCCGAAGAGGTGACCGGCGCCGAACGCGACCAACTGTATGCGCGGATGGTCGAGATCATGCCGGGATTCGGTGAGTACCAAGCGAAGACTTCCCGGGTGATTCCGGTTGTCGCGGTGTATCGCCAAGTGGCCTGA
- a CDS encoding nuclear transport factor 2 family protein produces MLSLEEISDRLEIEDLMVRYSHAVDTQQWDLLDEIFTADAHIDYSAMGGAVGDLESTKKFLATVMPNFLAFQHLISNSSITVDGDSATGRTMCHNPMLVSTGEGQQSLMLCGLWYLDTFARVDGRWRIKQRVEEKSFMFVAPGTA; encoded by the coding sequence ATGCTGTCCCTGGAGGAGATTTCCGACCGCCTGGAGATCGAGGACCTCATGGTCCGGTACTCACACGCGGTCGACACCCAACAGTGGGATCTGCTCGACGAGATTTTCACCGCGGATGCGCATATCGACTATTCGGCCATGGGCGGCGCGGTCGGTGATCTCGAATCCACCAAGAAGTTCCTCGCCACCGTGATGCCGAACTTCCTTGCGTTTCAACATCTGATCAGCAATTCGTCCATCACCGTCGACGGTGACAGCGCCACCGGGCGCACCATGTGTCACAACCCGATGCTGGTCTCGACCGGCGAAGGTCAGCAGAGTCTGATGCTGTGCGGGCTCTGGTATCTGGATACCTTCGCCCGCGTCGACGGCCGATGGCGGATCAAGCAGCGCGTCGAGGAGAAGAGCTTCATGTTCGTCGCGCCGGGCACTGCCTGA
- a CDS encoding TetR/AcrR family transcriptional regulator, giving the protein MADEAVPADLGRLWRLPTPARLGRPAELDVDRVVRAAVDLADRFGLGAVTLLKVAQTLGFTKMALYRHVGSKDELFELMADSAIGPAPDLGTGPLEWRAGLREWAHAMRAVYAEHPWLPQVPISGPPRGPNTIGWMDAALRALADTGLTWATKAGILMLVSGHVRQASLLTQQLTEARRGTGLDEVQANRNYRRTLAVLVDPDRFPAAAALFASPLFESPPDGDTDSDDQDFVFALELILNGVAAEIDGA; this is encoded by the coding sequence ATGGCCGACGAGGCGGTGCCCGCCGACCTGGGCAGGCTCTGGCGACTCCCGACACCCGCACGGCTGGGCCGACCGGCGGAACTGGACGTCGACCGGGTCGTGCGCGCCGCAGTGGATCTCGCCGATCGCTTCGGGCTGGGCGCGGTCACGCTGCTGAAGGTCGCGCAGACACTGGGTTTCACGAAAATGGCGCTGTACCGCCACGTCGGTTCCAAGGACGAACTCTTCGAGCTGATGGCTGATTCAGCCATCGGCCCGGCACCGGATCTCGGCACCGGGCCCCTCGAGTGGCGGGCCGGGCTGCGAGAGTGGGCACATGCGATGCGCGCGGTCTACGCCGAGCATCCGTGGCTGCCGCAAGTACCGATCTCCGGGCCGCCCCGTGGTCCGAACACGATCGGCTGGATGGATGCCGCGCTGCGCGCACTCGCCGACACCGGACTCACCTGGGCCACCAAGGCGGGCATCCTGATGCTGGTGAGCGGACATGTGCGGCAAGCGAGTCTGCTCACCCAGCAGCTCACCGAGGCACGGCGCGGCACGGGTCTCGACGAGGTGCAGGCCAATCGGAACTACCGCCGCACGCTGGCCGTCCTCGTCGATCCGGACCGCTTCCCCGCGGCGGCCGCACTGTTCGCCAGTCCGCTGTTCGAATCACCGCCGGACGGGGATACCGATTCCGACGACCAGGACTTCGTATTCGCGCTGGAATTGATCCTCAACGGCGTGGCCGCCGAGATCGATGGCGCATAG
- a CDS encoding AAA family ATPase, protein MTQRAKDKLLVLVNGLPGSGKSTLAPPLARELDAQLLSKDAVKEALAECISRPDAVPSLGAIAMEAVWAMAAAIPQAAVHNDGLRSVRDWDTWAAHGRPLELTPVINVDTTRPTNTASLAAEIETTAAAVPPTALAHPPARGQRTEELG, encoded by the coding sequence GTGACGCAACGAGCGAAGGACAAACTCCTGGTGCTGGTCAACGGGCTGCCCGGCTCGGGTAAGTCGACTTTGGCGCCGCCGCTCGCCCGCGAACTGGATGCGCAACTGCTCTCCAAGGACGCTGTGAAAGAAGCCTTGGCGGAATGTATTTCCCGGCCCGATGCCGTGCCCTCGCTCGGTGCGATCGCGATGGAGGCTGTCTGGGCGATGGCCGCGGCGATACCGCAGGCCGCGGTGCACAACGACGGGCTCCGCTCTGTGCGCGATTGGGACACTTGGGCCGCGCATGGTCGACCGTTGGAGCTGACCCCAGTTATCAATGTCGACACCACGAGGCCGACCAATACTGCCAGCCTCGCGGCCGAGATCGAAACGACCGCGGCAGCAGTTCCTCCCACAGCGCTGGCGCACCCACCTGCGCGCGGTCAGCGAACGGAGGAGCTCGGCTGA
- a CDS encoding LLM class flavin-dependent oxidoreductase produces MTQIGLLLPSRETSMTGEHDAAGLVRFARAAEEAGFDSVWIGDSPLARTRVDPLPLLAAVAATTARVQLGTAALTATLRHPLLGAHTAATVDQLSNGRLVLGLGAGFPLPESRDEFAAVGVPFDQRVGRLDETVAIWRRSWSGGTEFDGRYWQLDDLTRTLPAASPAGPPLWLAGSDTPRVLERVARYYDGWLPFLPDPDAYARAWHTLREMTTRSITPALYATININPDSAAARTELDGYVRRYYRRSLDEMSTIQAYFGGSADECVHWLGRYLDAGAQHLVLRIGSLQARRQLDLLADALLRTA; encoded by the coding sequence ATGACACAGATCGGCTTGCTGCTACCCAGCCGCGAAACCTCGATGACCGGCGAACACGATGCCGCCGGATTGGTCCGGTTCGCGCGGGCCGCCGAGGAAGCCGGGTTCGATTCGGTGTGGATCGGCGATTCCCCGCTGGCACGAACCCGAGTCGATCCGCTGCCACTGCTCGCCGCCGTCGCCGCGACTACCGCGCGCGTCCAACTCGGCACCGCCGCACTCACCGCGACTTTGCGTCATCCACTGCTCGGCGCCCACACCGCCGCCACCGTCGACCAGCTCAGCAACGGCCGGTTGGTCCTCGGTCTCGGCGCCGGATTCCCGCTACCCGAGAGCCGGGACGAGTTCGCCGCTGTCGGTGTGCCTTTCGACCAACGCGTCGGCCGACTCGACGAAACGGTCGCCATCTGGCGCCGGAGTTGGTCCGGCGGAACCGAATTCGACGGCCGCTACTGGCAACTCGATGATCTGACCCGCACCCTCCCCGCCGCGAGCCCGGCCGGTCCCCCGCTGTGGCTGGCGGGCAGTGACACACCTCGAGTGCTCGAACGGGTGGCCCGGTATTACGACGGCTGGCTACCGTTTCTGCCGGACCCGGACGCCTACGCCCGCGCATGGCACACCCTGCGCGAAATGACCACCCGCAGCATCACCCCTGCCCTTTACGCCACCATCAATATCAACCCGGACTCCGCCGCCGCGCGCACTGAACTCGACGGCTACGTCCGCCGGTACTACCGCCGATCGCTGGACGAAATGTCCACGATTCAAGCCTATTTCGGCGGTTCCGCCGACGAATGCGTCCATTGGCTCGGACGGTACCTCGATGCGGGCGCGCAGCATCTGGTGCTGCGCATCGGCTCACTGCAGGCCCGCCGCCAGCTGGATCTCCTCGCCGACGCCCTGCTCCGAACGGCTTGA
- a CDS encoding aldose 1-epimerase — protein MADAGNSRVVLTAEKAQVSIAPENGGRLTSLRVGDVELLRQGARYGAFPMAPWCGRMGSGQFRYGGTLHQMPINADPHAIHGTARDRAWHVLSTTESTAALSCELTDPWPYRGRVTQEFQLSEHSITLTMRVETAGEPFPAQVGWHPWFLRNLGSGKDIELDFTPAWQEERGPDYLPTGRRIAPQPGPWDDCFAMPDGTTVTLTWPHALELTITSPAEWVVVFDQQPEAACVEPQSGPPNGINTHPRPVTASDPLELSTTWAWRLLD, from the coding sequence ATGGCCGATGCAGGCAATTCCCGTGTTGTGCTGACCGCAGAGAAGGCACAGGTCAGCATCGCGCCGGAGAATGGCGGGCGGCTGACCAGTTTGCGGGTCGGTGACGTGGAACTGTTGCGGCAGGGCGCACGGTACGGCGCGTTTCCGATGGCGCCCTGGTGTGGGCGGATGGGATCGGGGCAGTTCCGGTATGGCGGCACGTTGCACCAGATGCCGATCAACGCCGATCCACACGCCATCCACGGCACCGCGCGCGATAGGGCCTGGCACGTCCTCAGCACCACCGAATCCACCGCCGCGCTGAGCTGCGAGCTCACGGACCCGTGGCCGTATCGCGGGCGAGTCACCCAGGAGTTCCAGCTCTCCGAGCACTCGATCACCCTGACCATGCGGGTCGAAACAGCGGGTGAGCCGTTCCCGGCGCAGGTCGGTTGGCATCCGTGGTTCCTGCGAAATCTGGGCTCAGGCAAGGACATCGAGCTCGACTTCACCCCAGCCTGGCAGGAGGAGCGCGGCCCCGACTATCTGCCGACCGGACGCCGCATTGCCCCGCAGCCCGGTCCCTGGGACGACTGTTTTGCGATGCCCGATGGCACGACTGTCACCCTGACCTGGCCCCATGCTCTGGAGCTGACCATCACCAGTCCCGCCGAGTGGGTCGTCGTCTTCGACCAACAACCCGAAGCCGCCTGTGTCGAGCCACAATCCGGTCCGCCCAACGGCATCAACACCCACCCGCGGCCGGTCACCGCGAGTGACCCGTTGGAACTGTCCACCACTTGGGCCTGGCGTTTGCTCGACTGA
- a CDS encoding carboxylesterase/lipase family protein codes for MEPIVSVTGGKIRGRTTAGVSAFLGVPYAAAPVGPARFRLPTLVPDWQGVRDALTHGATCVQTHYPPPIHALIGSDGIPGDEYLNVNVWTPDPGGSGLPVMVWIHGGAFTRGSNARAIYDGAAFARDGVVLVSINYRLGISGFAAVPDAPLNRGLHDQLFALQWVQENIAAFGGDPNRVTIFGESAGGMSVATLMASPLSRGLFRQAIMQSGNGSAAVAVEDARKLAGELATSLGVSPTAADFGELGPDELRGAQDALALALMSDPDPARWGSSIIGNGMGIMGLLPVIDGEVIEGQPVKVLATQPDRAVPLIAGCTAEEFRFFTVPTGIAAGITAETLPFVLTRYGLHPALGNIYGANRPGATAADVFAAIITDRAFRSDTLRIAQSTAAAGAPSYAYEFAWSSGIEGLGACHVLEVPFVFDALAGAQTLTGPNPPQPLADEIHSAWVAFAESGDPGWPRFQENSRLVQIFDSPDSSVVSDPRGDELAALRKSVA; via the coding sequence ATGGAACCGATTGTTTCTGTCACCGGCGGCAAGATTCGCGGCCGGACGACCGCTGGCGTCAGCGCATTTCTCGGAGTGCCGTATGCGGCGGCGCCCGTCGGGCCCGCGCGGTTCCGGCTGCCGACGCTTGTGCCGGACTGGCAGGGGGTTCGTGATGCGCTCACTCACGGCGCAACCTGTGTGCAGACCCACTATCCCCCGCCGATACACGCGCTGATCGGCAGTGACGGGATACCGGGCGACGAATATCTGAATGTCAATGTGTGGACACCGGATCCGGGCGGTTCCGGACTGCCGGTCATGGTGTGGATTCATGGCGGCGCATTCACCCGAGGGTCCAATGCGAGGGCGATCTACGACGGTGCGGCGTTCGCGCGCGACGGGGTCGTGCTGGTTTCGATCAATTACAGGCTCGGCATATCCGGCTTCGCGGCAGTGCCGGACGCACCGCTCAACCGGGGACTACACGATCAACTGTTCGCGCTGCAGTGGGTGCAGGAGAACATCGCGGCCTTCGGCGGGGATCCGAACCGGGTCACCATATTCGGTGAGTCGGCGGGCGGGATGAGTGTGGCGACGCTGATGGCCTCACCGCTGTCGCGCGGTTTGTTCCGGCAGGCGATCATGCAGAGCGGCAATGGATCCGCCGCGGTGGCCGTTGAGGATGCGCGCAAACTCGCCGGTGAATTGGCCACGAGCCTCGGAGTCAGCCCCACCGCGGCTGATTTCGGCGAGCTCGGTCCCGATGAGCTACGCGGGGCGCAAGACGCGCTCGCGCTCGCGCTGATGAGCGATCCGGATCCGGCGCGGTGGGGATCCTCCATCATCGGCAACGGGATGGGGATCATGGGTCTGCTTCCGGTGATCGATGGTGAGGTGATCGAAGGTCAGCCGGTCAAAGTTCTTGCCACACAACCTGATCGGGCGGTCCCGCTCATTGCCGGATGCACCGCCGAGGAGTTCCGGTTCTTCACGGTGCCGACCGGTATCGCCGCCGGAATCACCGCGGAGACACTGCCTTTCGTGCTCACCCGGTACGGACTCCATCCTGCGCTCGGGAATATCTACGGTGCCAATCGTCCGGGTGCCACGGCGGCGGATGTCTTCGCCGCCATCATTACCGATCGGGCCTTCCGCTCGGACACGCTGCGAATCGCGCAGTCGACCGCCGCCGCGGGTGCGCCGAGCTACGCCTATGAGTTCGCGTGGTCATCCGGCATCGAGGGGCTCGGGGCCTGTCATGTCCTGGAGGTGCCGTTCGTCTTCGACGCCCTCGCGGGCGCGCAGACCTTGACCGGCCCCAACCCGCCGCAACCGCTCGCCGATGAAATCCATTCGGCCTGGGTGGCTTTCGCCGAGTCGGGTGATCCGGGTTGGCCACGCTTCCAAGAGAATTCGCGTCTGGTCCAGATCTTCGACAGTCCGGACTCGAGTGTCGTGAGTGATCCCCGCGGGGACGAATTGGCGGCACTGCGGAAGTCCGTCGCTTAG
- a CDS encoding GtrA family protein encodes MSFVQLALDRIPEPYRSYLIQRRELLKFAVVGGITWFIDTGIVYALKLTVLGEKPLTARVLGVLIATIVSYVLNREWSFRTRGGRERHHEAALFFAISALGIGVTLLPQAVALYVLDIRVPHVSPVTQAVSNFITGQILGVLLAMAFRYWAFRRYAFPDDLVQSELEPR; translated from the coding sequence GTGTCCTTCGTCCAGCTTGCGCTCGACCGGATCCCGGAGCCGTACCGGTCGTATCTGATCCAGCGGCGTGAGCTGCTCAAGTTCGCCGTCGTGGGTGGGATCACCTGGTTCATCGACACCGGGATCGTCTATGCGCTGAAGTTGACGGTGCTCGGCGAGAAGCCGCTCACCGCGCGCGTGCTCGGTGTGTTGATCGCCACGATCGTGTCGTATGTGCTCAATCGGGAGTGGTCGTTCCGGACCAGGGGCGGTCGGGAGCGGCATCACGAGGCTGCGCTGTTCTTCGCGATCAGTGCGCTCGGGATCGGTGTCACGCTGTTGCCGCAGGCGGTCGCGCTGTATGTACTCGATATTCGGGTGCCGCACGTCAGCCCGGTCACCCAGGCCGTCTCGAACTTCATCACCGGCCAGATTCTGGGCGTGCTGCTCGCGATGGCGTTCCGCTACTGGGCGTTTCGGCGGTATGCCTTCCCCGACGATCTCGTCCAATCGGAGCTCGAACCGCGCTAG
- the dapA gene encoding 4-hydroxy-tetrahydrodipicolinate synthase, giving the protein MTLTGLFVPLITPFAANGDLAADALAGLAHEVLDDGATGIVALGTTAETATLTPEERHRVLDICGTVCRERNAPLIAGAGTNCTADSAEALAALGSAVTAALTVVPYYTRPSEAGVIAHFRHLAASSPVPLIVYNIPHRTGRALGPDTLHELARIPNIIGFKHAVGGIDDTTTTFMAALPPDVTVLAGDDLHTAALLALGAIGGILATAHLTTSAFATLIHLWRNGPIQEARTLTHRLTPLSAALFAEPNPVVIKSVLAAQGRIPTPTVRLPLLPATSETTTAALEALHQLSVTVRA; this is encoded by the coding sequence ATGACGCTCACCGGCCTATTCGTCCCTCTGATCACGCCGTTCGCCGCCAATGGCGATCTGGCCGCCGACGCACTGGCGGGCCTGGCCCACGAGGTACTCGACGACGGTGCAACCGGCATCGTCGCCCTCGGCACCACCGCCGAAACCGCCACCCTCACCCCGGAAGAGCGTCACCGCGTCCTCGATATCTGCGGCACTGTCTGCCGAGAACGCAACGCTCCGTTGATCGCCGGTGCGGGCACGAACTGCACCGCGGATTCGGCCGAAGCGCTCGCCGCCCTCGGGTCCGCCGTCACAGCCGCACTCACCGTTGTCCCCTACTACACCCGCCCCTCGGAAGCGGGCGTCATCGCCCACTTCCGTCACCTGGCGGCCTCCAGCCCGGTCCCCCTCATCGTCTACAACATCCCGCACCGCACCGGCCGTGCCCTCGGCCCCGACACCCTCCACGAACTCGCCCGCATCCCCAACATCATCGGCTTCAAACACGCCGTCGGCGGCATCGACGACACCACAACCACTTTCATGGCCGCCCTCCCACCCGACGTCACCGTCCTGGCCGGTGACGACCTGCACACCGCCGCACTACTGGCCCTCGGCGCCATCGGCGGCATCCTCGCCACCGCCCACCTGACCACCTCCGCCTTCGCCACCCTGATCCACCTCTGGCGCAACGGCCCCATCCAAGAAGCCCGCACCCTCACCCACCGACTCACCCCACTCTCCGCAGCTCTGTTCGCCGAACCCAACCCGGTAGTCATCAAATCCGTCCTCGCCGCCCAAGGCCGCATCCCCACCCCCACCGTCCGGCTCCCCCTCCTCCCCGCCACCTCCGAAACAACCACCGCAGCCCTCGAAGCCCTGCACCAACTTTCCGTAACTGTCCGTGCCTGA